One Trachemys scripta elegans isolate TJP31775 unplaced genomic scaffold, CAS_Tse_1.0 scaffold_28, whole genome shotgun sequence genomic window carries:
- the SPACA4 gene encoding sperm acrosome membrane-associated protein 4 — MDKTLLLCLAILTCAGIGAALQCLKCDFTVFGIPCHTTTVTCKDDQLCAIIRGRAAGHKLIMKKNCVDKVKCHTNDTSSFAGITYSTSYECCEGEFCNSAAGAGAQLSLAAGLAMLGAWLAWGL; from the exons ATGGACAAAACTCTCCTCCTGTGTCTGGCCATTCTGACCTGCGCCGGGATCG GAGCGGCCCTGCAGTGCCTGAAATGTGACTTCACCGTATTTGGCATCCCCTGCCACACCACCACCGTCACCTGCAAGGACGACCAGCTCTGCGCTATCATCCGGGGCCGTGCAG CCGGCCACAAGCTGATCATGAAGAAGAACTGCGTTGACAAGGTGAAATGCCACACCAACGACACCTCGTCCTTTGCGGGCATCACCTACAGCACCTCCTACGAGTGCTGCGAGGGCGAATTCTGCAACTCGGCCGCGGGCGCCGGGGCCCAGCTCTCCCTGGCCGCAGGGCTGGCTATGCTGGGGGCCTGGCTCGCCTGGGGCCTCTAA
- the LY6G6F gene encoding lymphocyte antigen 6 complex locus protein G6f isoform X1, with the protein MTPIWILLLLQLQLTREEDAYVQKGQDRELPCGLVESLPGTEEVTWSYNAGVPRSSSVPLFRGAAGQAQKEAEARERLSVFRNHSLYLRGAEDRDTGTYWCSVQEDTRNTYHLKVVTGTQMALTTGHTNMTCHQFSCAILDRQALPAVTWRVDGQRAQDTDGQGWHLVFSGSRAALLQACWNTSDQGARKKKKRVKCEVNGVQVTFNLAGKDPPAPNMGGPACSSAWIPLAVCAALEFLLLLALGAALWRRGQLDRRSHLDDLPANTQPDPPGPKSQAQLYENVGLGWDTQQGAPILSSHDGPVNPCGATPAPRALCRVPGGAELRVNTQRPPQGGSEAP; encoded by the exons ATGACCCCCATCTGGATCTTACTCCTTCTCCAGCTGCAACTCACCAGAGAGGAAG ATGCCTACGTCCAGAAGGGGCAGGACCGGGAGCTCCCTTGCGGCCTGGTCGAGTCTCTCCCGGGCACGGAAGAGGTGACGTGGTCCTACAATGCTGGTGTTCCTAGGTCCTCGTCGGTGCCATTATTCCGGGGCGCGGCGGGTCAGGCCCAGAAGGAGGCGGAGGCCAGGGAGCGGCTCTCCGTGTTCCGCAACCACTCCCTGTACCTGCGGGGGGCCGAGGACAGGGACACGGGGACCTACTGGTGTTCGGTGCAGGAAGACACCCGCAACACCTACCACCTGAAGGTTGTCACAG GGACCCAGATGGCGCTGACGACCGGCCACACCAACATGACCTGCCACCAGTTCTCCTGTGCGATCTTGGACCGGCAGGCGCTGCCGGCGGTGACATGGCGGGTCGACGGGCAGCGGGCGCAGGACACCGACGGGCAGGGCTGGCACCTCGTCTTCTCGGGCTCGCGGGCGGCGCTGCTCCAGGCCTGCTGGAACACGAGCGACCAGGGGGccaggaagaagaaaaaacgtGTCAAGTGTGAGGTGAACGGCGTGCAGGTCACCTTCAACCTCGCTG GGAaggacccccctgcccccaacatggGGGGACCCGCCTGTAGCTCCGCCTGGATCCCCCTGGCCGTGTGCGCAGCGCTGGAGTTCCTGCTCCTCCTTGCCTTGGGGGCGGCGCTGTGGAGGCGGGGGCAGCTGGACCGGAG GTCACACCTGGACGACCTTCCCGCGAACACCCAGCCAG ACCCTCCCGGACCCAAATCCCAGGCGCAGCTGTATGAGAacgtggggctgggctgggacacgCAG CAGGGGGCACCGATCTTGTCCAGCCATGATGGCCCCGTCAACCCCTGTGGAGCGACCCCCGCCCCTCGAGCTCTGTGTCGGGTTCCGGGCGGGGCCGAGCTGCGTGTCAACACCCAGCGCCCCCCGCAGGGCGGGTCGGAGGCTCCCTga
- the LY6G6F gene encoding lymphocyte antigen 6 complex locus protein G6f isoform X2, with translation MTPIWILLLLQLQLTREEDAYVQKGQDRELPCGLVESLPGTEEVTWSYNAGVPRSSSVPLFRGAAGQAQKEAEARERLSVFRNHSLYLRGAEDRDTGTYWCSVQEDTRNTYHLKVVTGTQMALTTGHTNMTCHQFSCAILDRQALPAVTWRVDGQRAQDTDGQGWHLVFSGSRAALLQACWNTSDQGARKKKKRVKCEVNGVQVTFNLAGKDPPAPNMGGPACSSAWIPLAVCAALEFLLLLALGAALWRRGQLDRRSHLDDLPANTQPDPPGPKSQAQLYENVGLGWDTQGAPILSSHDGPVNPCGATPAPRALCRVPGGAELRVNTQRPPQGGSEAP, from the exons ATGACCCCCATCTGGATCTTACTCCTTCTCCAGCTGCAACTCACCAGAGAGGAAG ATGCCTACGTCCAGAAGGGGCAGGACCGGGAGCTCCCTTGCGGCCTGGTCGAGTCTCTCCCGGGCACGGAAGAGGTGACGTGGTCCTACAATGCTGGTGTTCCTAGGTCCTCGTCGGTGCCATTATTCCGGGGCGCGGCGGGTCAGGCCCAGAAGGAGGCGGAGGCCAGGGAGCGGCTCTCCGTGTTCCGCAACCACTCCCTGTACCTGCGGGGGGCCGAGGACAGGGACACGGGGACCTACTGGTGTTCGGTGCAGGAAGACACCCGCAACACCTACCACCTGAAGGTTGTCACAG GGACCCAGATGGCGCTGACGACCGGCCACACCAACATGACCTGCCACCAGTTCTCCTGTGCGATCTTGGACCGGCAGGCGCTGCCGGCGGTGACATGGCGGGTCGACGGGCAGCGGGCGCAGGACACCGACGGGCAGGGCTGGCACCTCGTCTTCTCGGGCTCGCGGGCGGCGCTGCTCCAGGCCTGCTGGAACACGAGCGACCAGGGGGccaggaagaagaaaaaacgtGTCAAGTGTGAGGTGAACGGCGTGCAGGTCACCTTCAACCTCGCTG GGAaggacccccctgcccccaacatggGGGGACCCGCCTGTAGCTCCGCCTGGATCCCCCTGGCCGTGTGCGCAGCGCTGGAGTTCCTGCTCCTCCTTGCCTTGGGGGCGGCGCTGTGGAGGCGGGGGCAGCTGGACCGGAG GTCACACCTGGACGACCTTCCCGCGAACACCCAGCCAG ACCCTCCCGGACCCAAATCCCAGGCGCAGCTGTATGAGAacgtggggctgggctgggacacgCAG GGGGCACCGATCTTGTCCAGCCATGATGGCCCCGTCAACCCCTGTGGAGCGACCCCCGCCCCTCGAGCTCTGTGTCGGGTTCCGGGCGGGGCCGAGCTGCGTGTCAACACCCAGCGCCCCCCGCAGGGCGGGTCGGAGGCTCCCTga